GGACGAGCGCCCGCAGCGGCGCTCGTTCGACCGTGACGACCGTGCCCCGCGTCGCTTCGACCGCGACGACCGGGCCCCGCGTCGCTTCGACCGTGACGACCGTGCCCCGCGTCGCTTCGACCGTGACGACCGCGCTCCCCGTCGCGACGACCGTGACGACCGGGCCCCGCGTCGCTTCGACCGCGACGACCGGGCCCCGCGTCGCTTCGACCGCGACGACCGCGCTCCCCGTCGCGACGACCGGGACGACCGCGCCCCGCGCCGCTTCGACCGTGACGAGCGCCCGCAGCGTCGCGACGACCGCGCTCCCCGCAGCTTCGACCGGGACGACCGTGCCCCGCGCCGCTTCGACCGCGACGATCGGCCCCAGCGCCGCGACGCCCGCGACGAGGCCCGCACCGGGTACGTCCCCGCGGACGACGTCAAGCTCGAGAAGCTCCAGGCCGAGGCGACGATCGCGGCCGACGTCGAGGGCGTGAGCTTCACCGACCTCGGCATCGGCGGCAACATCTCCCGCACCCTCGCGGAGATGGGCGCCACCAGCCCGTTCCCGATCCAGGCAGCGACGATCCCCGACGTGCTCGCCGGCAAGGACGTGCTCGGCCGTGGCCGCACCGGTTCCGGCAAGACCATCGCCTTCGGTGCGCCCCTCGTCGAGAAGCTCATGGAGCACGGCGGCGGCACGAAGCGCCGGATGGGCCGTGCCCCGCGCGCCCTCATCCTCGCCCCGACCCGCGAGCTCGCCCTGCAGATCGACCGCACGGTGCAGCCGATCGCCCGTTCGGTCGGCCTCTTCACGACGCAGATCTACGGCGGTGTGCCCTACGGCCGCCAGGAGGGTGCCCTCGAGCGTGGCGTCGACATCATCGTCGGCACGCCCGGTCGCGTCCAGGACCTCATGAACAAGGGGAAGCTCGACCTCAGCGAGGTCGTCGTCTCCGTGCTCGACGAGGCCGACCACATGTGCGACCTCGGGTTCCTCGAGCCGGTGCGCGAGATCCTCTCGGCCACGGCCGAGGTCACCCCGCACGGCGACCGTGCGCAGAAGCTCCTGTTCAGCGCGACGTTGGACGCACAGGTCGCGTCGCTCGTGTCGGAGTTCCTGCACGAGCCGAGCGTCCACGAGGTCGCCGGGGAGGACCAGGCGTCCTCGACGATCGACCACCGCGTGCTCGTGGTCGAGCAGCGCCAGAAGGACCAGGTCCTCGAGGAGCTCGTCGCGGGCGACGGCAAGACCATCGTCTTCGCCCGTACCCGCGCCTACGCCGAGCGTCTCGCCGACCAGTTCGAGGACGCCGGCATCCGTGCGACCTCGCTGCACGGTGACCTCAACCAGTCCCGTCGGACCCGCAACCTGCAGCTCCTGACGAGCGGCCGGGTGAACGTCCTCGTCGCGACCGACGTCGCGGCGCGCGGCATCCACGTCGACGACGTCTCGCTCGTCGTGCAGGCCGACGCCCCCGACGACTACAAGGCGTACCTGCACCGTTCGGGCCGCACGGGCCGTGCCGGCAAGCAGGGCACTGTCGTGACGCTCGTCCCGCGTGGCCGCCGCCGCAAGATCGAGGGCATCCTCGAGAACGCGGAGATCGAGGCGGACCTCGTCGAGGCCGGCCCGGGCGACGGGATCGTCGCGGAGCTCGCTGCGCGCTGATCGCGACGCGACCGGAGAACGGACGGGAGGCACGGTGCCAGCTGGCACCGTGCCTCCCGTCCGTCTTCCCGCACCTCGCACGTTGCGTCTCGCGAAGAACGCGCGGCGGGTCAGCGCGAGAAGAACAGCAGGCCGCGCACGTACCCGGCCTGCCCCGCGTGCTGGACGCAGTCGTCGAGGATGCTGACCAGCCGTGCGCCGCGCGTGACGGGCGGGTCCCACGCGTCGTCGACCACGGGGTCGAGGTCCTCCGGGCCGAGCGTCGCCAGGTAGGCGACCGTGCGCTCGTGCACGGCACGCAGGTACCCGTTCAGCAGTTCGGCCGAGGCCCGGACGCGACCGACGTCGTCCCGGGACATGCCGTAGCCGAGGGCCTCGGCGGGGAACGGCAGGCCGAAGCGCTCGACCCAGCCGTCCGCGGTCCAGACCTGCTCGCTGCCCGCCAGGTCCGCGACCTGCGCGTCCTGGCCGCGTGCGGTGTGCCACGCGAGCCAGGCGAGTGTGTTCGCGCCGGTTGCCGGTCGTGTCGCGAGCTGGTCCTCGGACAGGCCGTCGAGGGCCCTGGCGACGGTCTCGGGGACGCGGGAGAACGCTTCGGTGAGGAGTTCGGACGGTGTCATGCCGCCGACGCTACGCGGCCCTCCCGCAGCTCGGACGGGCTCGCTCCGGTCAGCGGCGGCGGTCGAGGGCGCTGCCGACGGCCTCGAGCGCGGCCGCCACACGGGCGAGGTCGGCAGGGTCGACGCCCGAGCGGAAGGCCTCCCGGTACAGTGCCGCGACCTCGCCGGCGACCGCGGCCCCGGAGGGGGTCAGGTGCACGAGGATGCTCCGTCGGTCGCCGGGGTTCGGCCGTCGTTCGATGTGCCCGCGCTGCTCGAGTCGGTCGATCAACGAGGTCATCGCACCCGTGGTGAGCTCGAGGTGGTCGCTCGCGTGCTTCGGCGTGACGCCCGCGTCTGCACCGGCGACGAACACCAGGAACCGCAGGTCGGTCGCGTGCAGCCCGCGCAGGGCGCTCTGGTGCGTCAGGACCCGCGCGTGCTGGGTCTGCAGCGCTCGGAAGGCCTGGAGCACGCGGTCCAGGTCGTCGACCGGCGCCGGGCGGTCGGCGGTGGTGAGCGTGGTGAGGGTGTTCGTCATGGGACTCGTCTCGGGAGGATGTACCTCATTCAACAAGTATGTGAACGATTGAGCAAGTGACGCGCAAAGAGTCTTGTGGAACGCTCAGGGAGCACGTACGGTGTTGCCCAACCACCAGGTTCCGCAGCGCGACCAACCACCGCGGGTCCGGAACCGAAACCGATCAGAACCCCTCTCGGAGGACAACCATGTCCCGTGTGTCTCCTCGTGCTGCCCGGCTCGCAGCCTGGATCGCCGTCCCGGCCGCACTCGTCGCCTCGGGGGTCGTCGTCTCGACGGCCTCGTACTCCGCCTTCTCCGACACCACGTCGAACCCGACGAGCAACTGGACCGCCGGCAGCGTCGCCCTGTCCGACGACGACAGCAACACCGCGCTCTTCACGGTCACGAACCTCAAGCCCGGGTCGACCGGGTTCAAGTGCATCGCCGTCACGTCCAGCGGCACCCTGCCGTCCGCGGTGAAGCTCTACACGTCGTCCCTCACATCGCAGAAGGACCTGGCGGCGAACATCACGATGACCGTCGACCAGGGGACCGGAGGCGGCTTCGGGTCGTGCGACGGCTTCACCGCCCTGGCGTCCGGCGCCTCGGTGGTCCCCGCGACGACGCTCTCGACGCTCGGCACGAACACCACGACGTACGCGACCGGCAAGGGATCGTGGACGCCCACTGGCACCGCCCCCGAGACCCGGGTCTTCAAGTTCACCTACACGGTGTCGCCGGACACCCCGAACACCGCCCAGGGCGGTTCGGCGTCGCTCGGCTTCACCTGGGAGGCGCAGAACACCTGATCCGCGACGGGCACCGTGATGGACACCACCGGCGTCGGCGGTCAGCACCGCCACGCCCGTCCGGACACCGTGCTCGACGCGCTCGACTGGGGGCGCGTCGTGGTCGGCACCCTCGCGCGCGGCATCGTCGCGACCGTGGTCGGCCTGGCGCTCTGGGCCGCCGTCCCGGCCGTGGTCGGCTGGCAGCCCACCACGGTCGTGACCGCGTCGATGGCACCGCGGCTGGTGCCGGGGGACGTGGTCGTCTCCCGGCCGGTCCCCGCGCCCGAGGTCGTCCCCGGCCGGGTCCTGCTCGCCGACGACCCCGACCAGGTCGGGCACCTGCGACTGCACCGGTACGTCGAGACGGGCGCCGACGGCACGATCGTGACGAAGGGCGACGCCAACCCCGCCGCCGACTCGACACCGCTCGACCGCTCGGCCGTGCACGGGGTCGGCTACCTGCGGGTCCCGTTCATCGGCACGCCGGTCCTGTGGGCGCACGAGGGCCGGTGGGGCGCGGTCGCCGCGGCGGCCGCCGCACTGGCGGGCATGCTCGCGCTGTGCACGGTGGACGCGGGGTTGCGTCGGACCGGACGGGAGGCCCGTGGCACCTCCGCCCCGCATCTTCCGTCCGATGTTCCCCGCGTCCACGGGCGGCGGTCCGCGCGGGGTCCGGTCGTGCGCGGCGGCGCGCGGCACGTCGCGCTGCGGCAGGGGAGCGCGCTGCTCGTCGCGGTGACGGTGCTCGGCGGGGTCGGGGCGGTCGCGCCGCACCGGGCCGAGGCCGCGCCGTTCCGTGCGGTGACGAACTCGCCCACCTCGAACCTCGTGGCGGCGGTCCTGCCCGGCCCGACGAACGTCCGCTGCGGGCTGATCAGCGTGGCTGGCGTCCAGGTGGCATGGGACTACGACGCGCCGGACGCGAGGGGGTTCCAGGTGCTCCTGGACGACCAGGTGGTCGCCACCGCGGGTTCGGGCGTCCGCAGTGTCACGGTCTCCGGCGGGCTGCTCAGCCTCACGCGCAAGACCGTGAAGATCCGCGTCCTCGACCCCACGCCGACGAGCAGCTGGTACGCGGACGGTAACCGGACCCTCTCCGTGGGGTCGGCCACCATCCTCTACGTGTGCAGTTGACCGGCTCTCCACAGCTCGCCGCGGGGTGCCCGGCGATGTCCCCGGCCGCCGCTACCGTGACGGCATGCGGATCCTCCACACCGGAGACTGGCACCTCGGTCGCACGCTGCTCGGAGCCGACCTGCTCGAGCACCAGGCGGCCTTCGCCGACTTCCTCGTCGACACCGTGCGGGACCGCGCCGTCGACCTCGTCGTCATCGCCGGTGACGTCTACGACCGCGCGATCCCGCCGGTCGACGCCGTCCGCCTGCTCTCCCGCACGCTCGAGCGCCTGGCGCAGACGGCGACCGTCGTCCTGACGCCGGGCAACCACGACTCCGCGGCACGGCTCGGCTTCGGCGCCGGGGTCATGCACGACCGCGTCCGCATCGTCGCCGAGCCCGCGCGGCTGGCCGACCCGGTGCTCCTCGCCGACGACCACGGCCCGGTCGCGGTCTACGGCATCCCCTACCTGCACCCCGACCTGACGCGCTACGCCCTCGCTCCGGTCCCCGACGAGCCACTCGCCCGGTCGCACCAGGCCGTCGTCGAGGCCGCGGTGGACCGCATCCGCGCCGACCTCGGCGCGCGTCCCGGGCACCGCAGCGTCGTCGTCGCGCACGCCTTCGTCAGTGGTGCCGCGCCGAGCGACAGCGAGCAGGACATCCGTGTCGGCGGGGTCGACCAGGTGTCGGCCACGGTGTTCGACGGCATCGATTACGTGGCGCTCGGGCACCTGCACGGGCCGCAGCGGGTGGGCGACGGCGACCGGATCCGGTACGCGGGCTCCCCGCTCGCGTTCTCGTTCGGCGAGCGGCACCAGCGCAAGAGCGTGACCCTCGTCGACCTCGCGGCGGACGGCGGCGTCGCGGTCGAGCTCCTGCCGGCACCGGTGCCGCGCCGCCTGGTGGACGTCCGCGCCACGATCGACGCGATCGAGTCCGGTGCGCACCACGCCGACGCCGATGCGTGGGTCCGGGTCGCGGTCACCGACACCGTGCACCCCGAGCGGATGTACGCCCGCGTCCGCGACCACTTCCCGTTCGCCCTGGCGGTCACGCACGAGCCCGCGGAACGCCCCGAGCGCGTCGCCGCCCGCGCGGTGAGCGCCACCTCCGACCCGGTCGAGGTCGCCGCGGACTTCGTGACCTTCGCGACGGGTGCGGCGCCGGACGACGACGACCTGGCGGTCCTGACCGAGGCGTACGAGGCCGCACTGCAGACCCTCGACGCGGACGGGACGCGCTGATGTACCTGCACCGCCTCGAACTCCGCGCGATCGGGCCGTACCCGGATACCGTCGTCATTGACTTCGCCGCGCTCGCCGCCTCGGGGGTGTTCCTGCTCGAGGGGCCGACGGGGTCCGGCAAGTCGACGATCATCGACGCCGTCGTGTTCGCCCTGTACGGCGGCCTCGCGGGGGAGTCCTCGACGCCCGACCGCCTGCACAGCCAGCACGCCGACCCCGCGACCGAGCCCTTCGTCGAGCTGGTCTTCGAGACGGGTGCCGGGCTGTTCCGGGTCCGGCGCACCCCGCAGTACGACCGACCCAAGCAGCGCGGCACCGGCACGGTCCGGCAGCAGGCGTCCGCCCAGCTCTTCCGTCTGGCGCACCCCGCCGACCCCGCGGGCGAACCGGTGTCGTCCCGCATCCCGGAGATCGGGCTCGAGGTCACGCGGATCGTCGGGCTCGACCGCGCCCAGTTCCTGCAGACCGTCGTGTTGCCCCAGGGCGAGTTCGCGCGGTTCCTGCGGTCCCCGGGCGAGGAACGCCGGAAGCTCCTGCAGTCCCTGTTCGGCACGCAGGTCTACGACCGCACGGCCGACGAGCTCGCGGCCCGTCGTCGCGCGGTCCTCGCCGAGGTCGAGGGCGCCGAGTCCCGCGTCCGCGACGCACAGTCCCGGTTCGCGCAGGCCGCCGGGGTCGAGGATCCCGACGAACGCGCCGTCGACGACGTGGTCGCCGGTCTCCGCAGCGTCGCCGCCGAGACCGACGAGCACCGCCGGGCCGCGGTGTCCGACGCCGAGCGGGCCCGAGAGCGCGAGCGGTCGGTCCGCGAGCGCGTCACCGCCCGCGAACGTCGTGCCGCACTGCTCGACCGTCGTCGGGCGCTCGACGCCGCCGCGGACGAGGTCACCGCGGCGCGCGATCGTCTGGCACTCGGCGAACGCGCCACCCGCGTCGCGACGAGCGCCGACGCCCTCGACGCGGCGCGCGCGCGTGCCGCACAGGCGACGGATGCGGCGGCGTCGCAACGGCAGGGTGCCGGGCTCGACGCCGACACCGACGTGGTCGGCCTCCGGACCGCCCTCGCCGACTGTCTGTCGGACGTCCGACACCTCGTCGCGGTCGAGCGCACCTTCGCGACCCGTCGCCGGAGCGCTGCGGACGCGGCCGTCCGAGCCGAGGACCTCGCGGCACGGTCGGCGGCGCTCGTCGACGCGCTCGAGCGCCGTCCGGCCGAGCGCGCGACGATCGTCGAGTCCGCCCGGACCGCCGCCGCCCTCGCCGCCGACGCCGAGCCCGCCCGGGTCGAGGTCGAACGGGTTGCTCAGCTCCGGGCCGACCTGTCCACCCGCGTCACGGCAGCCCGAGCCCAGGAGCAGGCCGAGCGAGCGGTCGCGAGTGCCCGGGCCGCAGCGACGGCCGCGCTCGCCACGGAGACCGACCTGCGCGCCCGACGGATCGCCGGCCTCGCCGGGGAACTCGGCGCCGCCCTGCAGCCGGGCGACGCCTGCCCGGTGTGCGGTGCGGTCGAGCACCCGAGCGTCGCGGTGCCGCAGGACGACCACCCCTCCGCCGACGCGGTCGAGTCCGCCGCGTCCGCTGCCCGCGCTGCCGAGGCCGCCCTCGCCGCCGCGGCGACCGACCTCGCGCTCGCGCAGCAGGAACACGAGCGGCTCCGGACGGTGCTCGGCGACCTCGACGCCGACACCCTCGAGGCCCGTGCGACCGCTGCGGCCGAGCGGGTCCGGGCAGCACACGACGCTGCCGTCCAGGTGCTCGACCTCGAGCGCCGGCGCAGCGCCCACGACGAGCAGACCCGCGCCCTCGAGCAGGAGCGCACCACGGTCGCGTCCGAGCACGCCGTCCTGGTGTCCTCCGCCGCGGCCGAGTCGGAGCGGCTCGCCCAGGACACCGCTGCCGTCGACGCTGCCGTCCGTCGCGCCACCGGGGCGCTCGACGCCGGCACGAGTGCGAGCACCGACACTGCCGCGGGCGGGAGCTCGCTCGCTGACGCGGTGCGTGCCCTGGACGACCGTGTCGCGGAGCTCGACGCCGTGCTCGCTGCGGACGTCCGCGCCGCCACGGCTGCCGCGTCCGTCGCCGAGCGGCAGTCGGAGGTCACCGAGGTCTGCGCCGAGCAGGGCTTCGAGTCCGTCGAGCGGGCCCGCGCGGCACTCGTCCCCGCGGCCGAGGGGGAACGCCTCCGTGCCGTCGTGGCCACGGCGGACCGGGAGCGGGCCGTCGTCGACGCCGGCCTCACCGAGGCGGCCGTCGCCGAGGCCGCCCGGACCGCCGACGAACCCCTCGACCTGACGGCAGCCGTCGCCGCGCGCGACTCCGCGGTCGAGCGCGCCGACGCCGCCACCCGGGTCGCGGTCTCGGCGGCCGACCGGCTCGAAGCCGCCGCCCGGTGCGGCGAGGACGTCGCTCGTGCCGTCCGTGCGCGGGAGTCCACGTCCGCCCGGAGCCGCGCGGTCGTGCGGCTGGCCGACGTCGCCGCCGGGTCCACCTCGGTCAACCCGAGCGGCATCACCCTCGGCACGTACGTGCTCATGCGGCGGTTCGAGGACGTCGTCGCTGCCGCGAACGACCGACTGAGGGGCATGCTCGGCGGCCGGTTCACCCTCGAGACCTCCGAGGAGCGCGAGACCGGTTCACGCGCCCGCAAGACCGGACTCGCCCTCGCCGTGCACGACCACACGACCGACACGCTCCGGGCTCCCGGCAGCCTGTCCGGCGGCGAGACCTTCACGGTGTCGCTCTGCCTGGCGCTCGGGCTCGCCGACGTCGTGCAGGCCGAGGCCGGCGGCGTCGCGCTCGGCACGCTCTTCGTCGACGAGGGCTTCGGGACGCTCGACCCGGAGACACTCGACGACGTGATCGGGCAGCTCGCCCGGCTCACGGCCGGCGGACGACAGGTCGGCATCGTCAGCCACGTCGAGGAGCTCAAGCAGCGCATCCCCGAGCGCATCGCGGTCCGCCGGACCCCCGGCGGAGGGTCCCGCGTCACCACCACCGTCTGACGCCCGGCCCGGCCCGGCCCGGCCCGGCCCGGCCCGGACTGGACTGGCCCGACCCGACACGGCAGAGCCCGGCCGGCACGTCCGGAGCGGACCGCGAGCGGTCGTCAGGGCGACGGCGACACGTCCACCGTGCCGTCGGGCGGCGGCAGGATGTCCGACGCGATCCACGGGTAGACGAAGGTGAAGAGCACCCACACGACCGCGGCGATGAGCACGAGCAGCTCGAGCACCTTCAGGACGACGGGGCCCGGCAGGATGCGCCAGACGAACGGGAAGATCAATTCGGCGTCTCCGAGAGTTCCTTCGGGGTGCCCTCCGAAGCGGGCATCCAGTAGTCGAGCTTGGCGTGCGTGACGTACCGCTCCTTGGCCGACCACATCGGGTGGCAGGCGGTGAGCGTGAGCCAGCGGTCCTCGGCGGTGGGCTGCACGCCGGGCTGGTTCGGCACGGGGGCGATCGTCTCGATCTTGTCGGGCGTGACGATCTGCGAGTCGGTGACCTTGTAGACGTACCAGACGTCGAAGTCCTTCGCCTTGTCGGTCACGCGTACGACGATCGAGTCGCCGTTCTTCAGGTCCGCGATCTGGTTGAGCGGCTTGCCGTAGGTGACGCGGTGGCCGGCGACGGCGAAGTTGCCCTCGGCCCCCGGCATCGCGGTGTCCTGGTAGTGGCCAAGGCCGATCGTGTTGAGGACCTTCTCACGGTCCGTGCCCTCACCGATCGGGCGGTTGTAGTCCGCGCCGAACCGGGGGATCTGCATCGTGCCGAACACCGTCGACAGTCCCGGAGGCTCGGCCAGGACGGGAGCGGCCTCGCGGTGCTCGGTCCCCGCGGTCTTGGGCACCGCGGTCTGCTTGAGGTCCTGCACGAGGGCGGTCTGCTCGTTCACCGCGACCACGTCGGTCCACCACGCGGTCCAGAGCACGTAGAGCCCGGTGCCGGCGCCCGCGATGATGAGCAGCTCGGCGAGCAGGGACACGAGCGCGCCACCGACCGTCTGCTTCGGGCGGCGCCGGCGGGGGCGCTCCGGGATCTCGTCACCGGACGGAGACAGCCCCGACGGCATGGTGTCGTGTGCGGTCACGGGGCTCCTGGTCCGAGGTGCGGTGGTCGAACAGGTATAGCAGACGTGAGCGTCCGTCCGGTGGGGGCCGCGCTAGCCTGTGGACATGTCGTACCGCTTCCGAACCTTCGCTGAGGACGACACCGCCGCTGTCGTCGCCCTGTGGGAAGCGTGCGGACTCCTCCGCCCGTGGAACGACCCGTACCGCGACATCGCCCGCAAGACCGCCGAGCAGCCCGAGCTCTTCCTGGTCGCCGAGTCCTCGGACGCCGCTGCCCCCACCCTGGTCGGCGCCGGCATGGCCGGCTACGACGGCCACCGCGGCTGGGTGAACTACCTCGCCGTCGACCCGGACCAGCAGGGCACCGGGCTCGGCCGCGCCTTCATGGCCGAGTTCGAACGGCTGCTGCTCGCGCGCGGCTGCCCGAAGGTCAACGTCCAGGTGCGGGCCGGCAACGAGCGGGTGCTCGGGTTCTACGCCTCGCTCGGGTACGCCGAGGACCACGCGGTGTCGCTCGGCAAGCGACTGATCGCGGACGACTGACCCGACCCGCGCGAGCCAGACGGCCGCCCGCCTCACGCGAGCGCGAGCCCGACGGCCGCCGCGAACGCGAGCCCGATCCCGCTCCACTGCACGGGCGTGAGGCGCTCCCGCAGCACCACACCCGCGAGCGCCACCGTGCCGATCGGGTACAGCGCGTTGAGCACGCTCACCACCGGCAGCGTCGACGGGTCGTCCCCGGCGCGGAGCGCCGCCTGGATGCACACGTTCGCCAGCGCGTCGAGCACCCCGCAGGCGACGACCGTCGCCACGACGCGACGCGACCACGCACCCGCGCGTGCCGACCTGCCCACGCGCACCGTGCCTCCAGTCCCTGCAGCAGCACCCACCGGACGCGACGCACCGACAGCGAGCGCTGCACCCGCCGGACCCGACGCGCCGGACCGCACCGCGACCACCACCGCAGCCGCCCCGAGCAGCACCGTCTGCACCCCGCGCGCCACGAGCAGCGGCGCGACCCCCGAGCCGTCCGGCGCCGCGTCGTAGGCGAGCACGATCCCACCGAACCCGCACCCCGCGACGGCTGCCGTGACCAGCCCGGCCGGGGTGACCCGCGCGCCGGAGGTGTCCCGCACCGCCGCGACGAGCACGACCGCGACGACCGCCACCACGAGCGCGACCCACGCCGTCGGCGACAGCGACGTGCCCCGGACGAGCGCGACGACCACGGGCACGACGGCCGCGAAGACGGCGGTCAGTGGCGACAGGACGCTCATCGGACCGATCGCGAGCGCGCGGTAGAGCAGCAGCACCGCGACCCCGCCGGAGAGCCCCGCGACGAGCCCCCACCCGACGGCCGATCCGGTCAGATCCGCGCCGACGAGCGGGATCCCGACCGCGAGCGGCACCAGCCCGACCGCGGCGGCGGCCGCGGCGACCGTGACGGCGCGCAGCCGCCGGGCCGCGACGCCGCCCAGGAAGTCGGCGGCGCCGTAGACGACGGCCCCGGTCAGGCCGAGCAGCACGGTGAGCACGGCTCCCATCCTGCCCGGCCCGGTAGCCTGCGCAGCGTGAGCGTTCCGTACCACCGCCTGCCCCGCGTCGACGCCCGTTGGCGGTGGTGGCGCCCGCTCGTCGCGCTGGCGGTCCTGGCCGGGTGGTACGTCGCGACGCAGGTGGTCCTGGCGGTCGCCTACTTCGTCCCGATCGGGGCGTCGCAGGGACCCGAGGGGCTGATGCGCTTCCAGCAGGACCTGGCCAGCGGCGCGCTCGACCCGACCGATCCGCTGATCCTGTCGCTGTCCCTGGTGTCGCTCGTCGTGCTGCTCCCCGGCATCCTGCTCGCGGTCAAGGTCGCGAAGCTCGGCCCGGCGAACGTCCTGTCGTCGACGCGCTTCCGGGTGCGCTGGCGCTGGA
The Curtobacterium citreum genome window above contains:
- a CDS encoding EamA family transporter, which translates into the protein MLTVLLGLTGAVVYGAADFLGGVAARRLRAVTVAAAAAAVGLVPLAVGIPLVGADLTGSAVGWGLVAGLSGGVAVLLLYRALAIGPMSVLSPLTAVFAAVVPVVVALVRGTSLSPTAWVALVVAVVAVVLVAAVRDTSGARVTPAGLVTAAVAGCGFGGIVLAYDAAPDGSGVAPLLVARGVQTVLLGAAAVVVAVRSGASGPAGAALAVGASRPVGAAAGTGGTVRVGRSARAGAWSRRVVATVVACGVLDALANVCIQAALRAGDDPSTLPVVSVLNALYPIGTVALAGVVLRERLTPVQWSGIGLAFAAAVGLALA